The Pseudomonas alkylphenolica genomic sequence TTCACCTTGATCGAGATCGCCCCCGGGATTGGGGTGTATTTCATTGCGATCATCGCCTTGGCAGGCGGCTTCGCGCTGAAACTGATGCTGCCTTTCGTTGCCTGGGTGGTGTTGTTCGGTCTGGCCATGCTGTACTTCGTGCCCCGTCTGGGAAAAGTCGGGCAGGAGCAGGCCAATGCGCGGTCGATGATGACCGGGCGAATCTCGGACGCCTACACCAACATCACGACGGTGAAGCTGTTCTCCCACTCCAATCGCGAAGCGCACTTCGCACGTGCCGCGATGGAGGACTTCAAGCACACCGGCTTTCGCCAGATGCGCCTGGTCAGCCAGTTCGAGATCGTCAACCAGGCATTGGTGGTGGCGTTGATCATGGCTGCCGGTGGTTATGCCCTGTGGCTATGGCACCAGGGTGAGGTCGGCGCAGGTGCCGTGGCGGCAATCACCGCGATGGCGTTGCGTATCAATGGCATGTCGCACTGGATCATGTGGCAGATGACGTCGCTGTTCGAGAGCATCGGCACCGTGCAGGATGGCATGGCAACCCTTACCCGCGGCCCCAAGGTGAAGGACGCGCCGGATGCGGGTGTGCTGGTGACCACTGGCGGGGCGGTAACCTTCGACAATGTCAGCTTCAACTACAGTGGCGAGCGCCAGGTGCTCGATGGCCTGAGCCTGCACATTCGCCCGGGTGAAAAAATCGGCCTGGTAGGCCGCTCCGGTGCGGGCAAATCCACGCTGATCAACTTGCTGCTGCGCTTCTATGACGTCGACAGCGGGCAGATCCGCATTGACGGACAAGACATTGCACAGGTGACGCAAGACAGCCTGCGTAGCGCCATCGGCATGGTCACCCAGGATACGTCACTGTTGCACCGCTCCATCCGCGACAACATCGCCTACGGCCGACCCGATGCGAGCGACGCACAAGTCCGTAGCGCCGCGGCCAGTGCCCAGGCCGATGAGTTCATCAGTCAGCTGAGCGACCGGCAAGGCCATACCGGCTACGACACCCTGGTCGGCGAGCGCGGTATCAAGCTTTCGGGCGGCCAGCGCCAGCGCGTCGCGATTGCCCGAGTGATGCTCAAGAACGCTCCGATCCTGCTGCTTGATGAGGCT encodes the following:
- a CDS encoding ABC transporter ATP-binding protein, giving the protein MLGAFERKLDPFPPDEVPPPPEGLARFLWACTRGARGYILVFALLSASVSIYEAWLFSFLGQVVDLLATWQAGGEAAAQESRVLWGMGIVMVCSIGLVALRTMVQHQILAINLPLRLRWDFHRLMLRQSLSFFSDEFSGRVTTKVMQTALAVRDLLFTLIEIAPGIGVYFIAIIALAGGFALKLMLPFVAWVVLFGLAMLYFVPRLGKVGQEQANARSMMTGRISDAYTNITTVKLFSHSNREAHFARAAMEDFKHTGFRQMRLVSQFEIVNQALVVALIMAAGGYALWLWHQGEVGAGAVAAITAMALRINGMSHWIMWQMTSLFESIGTVQDGMATLTRGPKVKDAPDAGVLVTTGGAVTFDNVSFNYSGERQVLDGLSLHIRPGEKIGLVGRSGAGKSTLINLLLRFYDVDSGQIRIDGQDIAQVTQDSLRSAIGMVTQDTSLLHRSIRDNIAYGRPDASDAQVRSAAASAQADEFISQLSDRQGHTGYDTLVGERGIKLSGGQRQRVAIARVMLKNAPILLLDEATSALDSEVEVAIQESLDEMMEGKTVIAIAHRLSTIAAMDRLIVMDDGRIIEQGTHTELLAKNGIYAQLWHHQSGGFLGEDRGVAEVMDQG